aaaaattttatgaatttttttggtgatttttggaaggttgtattttcgtgaaaaataggataaaaaaaaaacaatttgaaatttgaaatctctagtttaaagATCTGGTagcaaaaacattttttaagctGCGGTTATTGTataatcataagaaatagctcgagacaaaaattttctaaatattttggTTTCGTTTTTTGGGTCTACGAggccgggaaaatttttttcgagaaaaccaatttatgatttatttaggaaatttattcagctacaatttttactttttgttttttttttttttttttacgacaatttgCTGCCGAGATTTCAGTCTTGAAatgaaaaaggatccttttgtctttgattatcgatatctcagcaactaatgTTCGCACAGTAATTTTGTGGGCAGCTTTagaaacttaaataaattccctacaagcctcattttttatttaaaaaaaaaaaatttttttttgcgttttCTCCTATTTTTGCTATAGTTACTCAGTAAATGTAaggtaaagagaaaaaaaataattaaatttcaacttaaatttattcgaaatttttttctttttctgctAAGAGATctttaaactagagatttaaaacttaaaattgttttttttgtcgatacgaccattttttaaaaaaatacagccttccaaaaatcactaaaaaaatttataaattttatttgttcctttaattttttggataagtgtatatttatgaaaattataaatagtaaaaataaataattaaattaaattacaatacatACATCTTGATTAGCAGAATGACCACCGGAAGCTGCTGAAGAATCCAAGTGAGCGTAAAGTTGGTTTAAAACATCACGTAGTCGCTTTGTACATTTTTTATGGGGATGTAATAAAATGGCTTGGAAATTAACTGGTAATCCATATCTaaataagtgaataaataaattaattaattaccttaattataaaaatatttaataaaataaattacctcaAAACAGACTCAACAAAAACACGCAATGCTTTAACGTGAATCCAAGCACAGAAACATTCactaaaattaacttttaaccAACGAACAAGGGGcccaaattgttttttcttgtCAGTAActaattttgttatttcatttttaccaGCAGCTAATTCTTCTTCATTATATGTAAAATCACGTAcaatgaactttttttcacgtgcgtgtaatttaaattcttcaataacttttttaaataatgttacTGTAAATAGACCATACTCGGCATCCTGAGTTATTAATTGTGTACTACGTGGTACAATCATGtctgttaatttttcatatatagcATGCCATTCGtgaaaacttgattttggTACAATTACAAGTAAAGTTGACAAGTACTCGCtgtctaaaataaaatgttctTTTTTTACAAGATCTGCGAGGTTTCGAGTCAACAAACTTCCACtgtaaaaatgaatacaataatataattatttatatttaaagacaacgtaatttaaagaaatcaaATGCAGATTttctttagatattttttaaataattatttttttttagataaattaatcTCATATTTGTGTAGTTAATATATTTCCCCGtagaatgagtaccaacatcAATATGTTTGGGTAAGATGCTTATggtctatatatattaattaattaattgattagtaTATTATTGTTTTCGGATTGagattaaatatattgatgtgggtactcaaactaaAGGAAATTTGATgacaagtaaaaatatatcttaattttttcgagcacacacacacacatacgcgCACACATAAACAAATACTCTGACACCATTTTgtaaatagtcagaatagcttatTAGTATCTCAAAACGTCGATATCTGATGagaattcgatttttgaaaatcggggtggaagcaataacttcccgaatttttgaaaattttcaattttcttggcgggaatttaaaaatttattaagcaCCGCGGATATTATTATAAACCGCAAATAAACCATCGCATATGAACTCGA
This genomic window from Microplitis demolitor isolate Queensland-Clemson2020A chromosome 6, iyMicDemo2.1a, whole genome shotgun sequence contains:
- the LOC103579810 gene encoding V-type proton ATPase subunit C; the encoded protein is MTEYWLISAPGDKTCQQTWETMNNLTSKQNSLSANYKFHIPDLKVGTLDQLVGLSDDLGKLDTFVEQVTRKVAVYLGEVLEDQRDKLHENLMANNSDLPTYITRFQWDMAKYPIKQSLRNIADIISKQVGQIDADLKTKSTTYNNLKGSLQNLEKKQTGSLLTRNLADLVKKEHFILDSEYLSTLLVIVPKSSFHEWHAIYEKLTDMIVPRSTQLITQDAEYGLFTVTLFKKVIEEFKLHAREKKFIVRDFTYNEEELAAGKNEITKLVTDKKKQFGPLVRWLKVNFSECFCAWIHVKALRVFVESVLRYGLPVNFQAILLHPHKKCTKRLRDVLNQLYAHLDSSAASGGHSANQDSVDIPGLGFGQNEYFPYVYYKINVDMVDSKV